Proteins from one Apis cerana isolate GH-2021 linkage group LG11, AcerK_1.0, whole genome shotgun sequence genomic window:
- the LOC107994749 gene encoding transmembrane protein 184B isoform X1 yields the protein MSSTEPSTTLIANMTSTTVTAISEKTAPIFLQTRAAQGIAGAFVWVALFLTCQQIYQHLRWYTNPTEQRWIVRILFIVPIYATYSWVSLLFFYSESYYVYFFTVRDCYEAFVIYNFLSLCYEYLGGEGNIMSEIRGKPIRSNCLYGTCCLVGKTYTIGFLRFCKQATLQFCLVKPVMAFVIIFLQAFGHYRDGDWSPDGGYIYITIIYNISVSLALYGLFLFYFATRDLLTPFEPVLKFCTVKSVIFLSFWQGVLLAILEKANVISPISLDQSTSAGTVSAGYQNFLICIEMLFAAIALRYAFPYQVYSAGCVTDSRGRSVTMQSISSSLKETMNPKDIMTDAIHNFHPQYQQYTQYSSGAPKGQRGMRISSFDPDDPQNMTIPPPQRRHTSHQRVATISQNYNEKTMLLSSDDEFQ from the exons ATGAGTAGTACGGAACCATCTACAACTTTGATTGCTAATATGACGTCCACAACTGTCACTGCAATTTCTGAGAAAACAGCTCCAATTTTCTTACAAACACGAGCAGCTCAAGGTATTGCTGGTGCATTTGTTTGGGttgcattatttttaacttgtcAACag atttatcaaCACTTAAGGTGGTATACTAATCCAACAGAGCAAAGATGGATAGTTAGAATTCTGTTTATAGTACCAATTTATGCTACTTATTCTTGGGTGTCTCTACTATTTTTCTACAGTGAAagttattatgtttatttttttactgttCGAGACTGTTATGAagcatttgttatatataactttttgtcATTATGCTACGAGTACCTGGGTGGTGAAGGAAATATTATGTCTGAGATACGTGGCAAACCTATTCGTTCTAATTGTTTATATGGAACATGTTGTCTAGTTGGGAAAACATATACAATTGGTTTTCTTAGATTTTGCAAGCAAGCTACTTTACAGTTTTGCTTAGTAAAACCAGTAATGGCATTTgtcattatatttcttcagGCATTTGGTCATTATAGAGATGGAGATTGGTCTCCAGATGGAggctatatttatataactataatttataacatcaGTGTATCTCTTGCACTTTAtggactttttcttttctattttgctACAAGAGACCTATTAACACCATTTGAACCTGTCTTAAAATTTTGTACTGTTAAGAGTgttatctttctttcattttggCAAG gaGTATTATTGGCTATTCTTGAAAAAGCAAATGTAATTTCTCCTATAAGCTTAGATCAATCAACTAGTGCAGGAACTGTTTCTGCTGGTTATCAAAACTTTTTGATTTGTATTGAAATGTTATTTGCTGCTATCGCTTTACGTTATGCATTTCCTTACCAAGTGTATTCAGCTGGTTGTGTTACGGATTCAAGAGGAAGAAGTGTAACAATGCAAAGCATTAGCAGTAGTTTAAAg gaAACTATGAATCCAAAAGATATAATGACTGATGCCATCCATAACTTTCATCCACAATATCAACAGTACACCCAGTATAGTTCTG GAGCACCTAAAGGACAACGTGGTATGCGGATATCCAGCTTCGATCCAGATGATCCACAGAATATGACAATACCACCACCTCAAAGACGGCATACTTCTCATCAACGTGTTGCtacaatttctcaaaattataatgagaAGACAATGCTTTTGAGCAGTGATGATGAGTTccaatag
- the LOC107994749 gene encoding transmembrane protein 184B isoform X3, with amino-acid sequence MSSTEPSTTLIANMTSTTVTAISEKTAPIFLQTRAAQGIAGAFVWVALFLTCQQIYQHLRWYTNPTEQRWIVRILFIVPIYATYSWVSLLFFYSESYYVYFFTVRDCYEAFVIYNFLSLCYEYLGGEGNIMSEIRGKPIRSNCLYGTCCLVGKTYTIGFLRFCKQATLQFCLVKPVMAFVIIFLQAFGHYRDGDWSPDGGYIYITIIYNISVSLALYGLFLFYFATRDLLTPFEPVLKFCTVKSVIFLSFWQGVLLAILEKANVISPISLDQSTSAGTVSAGYQNFLICIEMLFAAIALRYAFPYQVYSAGCVTDSRGRSVTMQSISSSLKETMNPKDIMTDAIHNFHPQYQQYTQYSSVMY; translated from the exons ATGAGTAGTACGGAACCATCTACAACTTTGATTGCTAATATGACGTCCACAACTGTCACTGCAATTTCTGAGAAAACAGCTCCAATTTTCTTACAAACACGAGCAGCTCAAGGTATTGCTGGTGCATTTGTTTGGGttgcattatttttaacttgtcAACag atttatcaaCACTTAAGGTGGTATACTAATCCAACAGAGCAAAGATGGATAGTTAGAATTCTGTTTATAGTACCAATTTATGCTACTTATTCTTGGGTGTCTCTACTATTTTTCTACAGTGAAagttattatgtttatttttttactgttCGAGACTGTTATGAagcatttgttatatataactttttgtcATTATGCTACGAGTACCTGGGTGGTGAAGGAAATATTATGTCTGAGATACGTGGCAAACCTATTCGTTCTAATTGTTTATATGGAACATGTTGTCTAGTTGGGAAAACATATACAATTGGTTTTCTTAGATTTTGCAAGCAAGCTACTTTACAGTTTTGCTTAGTAAAACCAGTAATGGCATTTgtcattatatttcttcagGCATTTGGTCATTATAGAGATGGAGATTGGTCTCCAGATGGAggctatatttatataactataatttataacatcaGTGTATCTCTTGCACTTTAtggactttttcttttctattttgctACAAGAGACCTATTAACACCATTTGAACCTGTCTTAAAATTTTGTACTGTTAAGAGTgttatctttctttcattttggCAAG gaGTATTATTGGCTATTCTTGAAAAAGCAAATGTAATTTCTCCTATAAGCTTAGATCAATCAACTAGTGCAGGAACTGTTTCTGCTGGTTATCAAAACTTTTTGATTTGTATTGAAATGTTATTTGCTGCTATCGCTTTACGTTATGCATTTCCTTACCAAGTGTATTCAGCTGGTTGTGTTACGGATTCAAGAGGAAGAAGTGTAACAATGCAAAGCATTAGCAGTAGTTTAAAg gaAACTATGAATCCAAAAGATATAATGACTGATGCCATCCATAACTTTCATCCACAATATCAACAGTACACCCAGTATAGTTCTG tgatgtattga
- the LOC107994749 gene encoding transmembrane protein 184B isoform X2, protein MSSTEPSTTLIANMTSTTVTAISEKTAPIFLQTRAAQGIAGAFVWVALFLTCQQIYQHLRWYTNPTEQRWIVRILFIVPIYATYSWVSLLFFYSESYYVYFFTVRDCYEAFVIYNFLSLCYEYLGGEGNIMSEIRGKPIRSNCLYGTCCLVGKTYTIGFLRFCKQATLQFCLVKPVMAFVIIFLQAFGHYRDGDWSPDGGYIYITIIYNISVSLALYGLFLFYFATRDLLTPFEPVLKFCTVKSVIFLSFWQGVLLAILEKANVISPISLDQSTSAGTVSAGYQNFLICIEMLFAAIALRYAFPYQVYSAGCVTDSRGRSVTMQSISSSLKETMNPKDIMTDAIHNFHPQYQQYTQYSSDVNTNLPYEKL, encoded by the exons ATGAGTAGTACGGAACCATCTACAACTTTGATTGCTAATATGACGTCCACAACTGTCACTGCAATTTCTGAGAAAACAGCTCCAATTTTCTTACAAACACGAGCAGCTCAAGGTATTGCTGGTGCATTTGTTTGGGttgcattatttttaacttgtcAACag atttatcaaCACTTAAGGTGGTATACTAATCCAACAGAGCAAAGATGGATAGTTAGAATTCTGTTTATAGTACCAATTTATGCTACTTATTCTTGGGTGTCTCTACTATTTTTCTACAGTGAAagttattatgtttatttttttactgttCGAGACTGTTATGAagcatttgttatatataactttttgtcATTATGCTACGAGTACCTGGGTGGTGAAGGAAATATTATGTCTGAGATACGTGGCAAACCTATTCGTTCTAATTGTTTATATGGAACATGTTGTCTAGTTGGGAAAACATATACAATTGGTTTTCTTAGATTTTGCAAGCAAGCTACTTTACAGTTTTGCTTAGTAAAACCAGTAATGGCATTTgtcattatatttcttcagGCATTTGGTCATTATAGAGATGGAGATTGGTCTCCAGATGGAggctatatttatataactataatttataacatcaGTGTATCTCTTGCACTTTAtggactttttcttttctattttgctACAAGAGACCTATTAACACCATTTGAACCTGTCTTAAAATTTTGTACTGTTAAGAGTgttatctttctttcattttggCAAG gaGTATTATTGGCTATTCTTGAAAAAGCAAATGTAATTTCTCCTATAAGCTTAGATCAATCAACTAGTGCAGGAACTGTTTCTGCTGGTTATCAAAACTTTTTGATTTGTATTGAAATGTTATTTGCTGCTATCGCTTTACGTTATGCATTTCCTTACCAAGTGTATTCAGCTGGTTGTGTTACGGATTCAAGAGGAAGAAGTGTAACAATGCAAAGCATTAGCAGTAGTTTAAAg gaAACTATGAATCCAAAAGATATAATGACTGATGCCATCCATAACTTTCATCCACAATATCAACAGTACACCCAGTATAGTTCTG ACGTTAATACCAACTTGCCGTATGAAAAACTATGA
- the LOC107994784 gene encoding syntaxin-8 encodes MALVYIEDNDPWLTEYDACEKLFREIMEQFTARNKHSKTLQAYASISANIRIRIKQYNREVQQLKDKVDDALKSKAITVEEAERRIRQIEILKSRDVHLQELCDARTNNFASSRANLLTSGTSAFADGGTTSWAADDDDNGDDDKLIDTQISIADLMSQRDRALEEQNKDLEELCKVIARQKEIGQTISNEVNHQNEIIDHLADHMDRTDESLINRTHHVRTISFKDRTCGYWIVIIFLFICIITVVLLP; translated from the exons ATGGCACTCGTTTATATTGAAGACAACGATCCTTg GTTAACGGAATATGATGCCTGTGAGAAACTTTTCAGAGAAATTATGGAACAATTTACAGCACGTAATAAACATTCAAAAACTTTGCAAGCATATGCAAGTATATCTGCCAATATACGAATacgtataaaacaatataatcgtGAAGTTCAACAACTTAAAGATAAAGTAGATGATGCATTAAAGTCTAAAGCCAT AACTGTTGAAGAAGCAGAACGAAGAATACGtcaaatagaaatattgaagAGTAGGGATGTACATTTACAAGAATTGTGTGATGCACGTACAAATAATTTTGCTTCCTCTCGTGCAAATTTACTTACATCAGGGACATCAGCTTTTGCAGATGGAGGTACAACTTCTTGGGCAgctgatgatgatgataatggtGATGATGATAAACTTATAGATACACAAATATCCATTGCTGATCTTATGTCACAACGAGATAGAGCTTTAGAag agcaaaataaagatttagagGAATTATGTAAAGTTATTGCAAGACAAAAAGAAATAGGTCAGACTATTAGTAATGAAGTAAATCATCAAAatg aaataattgatcatCTAGCTGATCATATGGATAGAACTGATGAATCATTAATTAACAGAACACATCACGTGAGAACTATTAGTTTTAAAGATCGTACATGTGGCTATTggatagtaataatttttctttttatttgtattatcacAGTTGTTTTActtccataa
- the LOC107994727 gene encoding uncharacterized protein LOC107994727 produces MMFLKNIKVTSFYSKKIILSQNSLLKIPRRNGYLILVPEIGEDLPGRYPLLKEDKSPEFTNITIEKCIAVIGRQALEFEETIKTLEKQIENVNDISSENLFKNILNPLEEIYTSLNITWGISKTLYLGNQSLMPTQYYINIDGRARRACASKYISSPIYQACKNVFNNSYNKLSDEQKKVLTKYILEGKLNGLELSEKKKEQFSALRLWLCDKIKEYSQKLETAINHLSFTIRDPALMKDFPEELLKSIAPDSTQYLVGPWIITLTSDIVEPFIEHCPDRALRCKVWETNVIKASVLHDKSVQTSTTLEDIRQKRNQEANMLGYKSFADLSMETKMAASVKNVYHVLNTLLATARPAQEYEIKELQAFASKEGLEGTLQLWDISYWGRLQLRTVYEYKEEDLNNYFLLPKVLNGLFELIEILFDVKIIETKKTDLWHKDVRFFDVFDIKKSTTDPLGSFYLDPYARRDEKIRASQNSGYTVSIQNKSKICNIKPLIALIFNFQPPVNEKPSLLSFKDLQTLFRQFGHALHYLLTKVEYTDIAGLSFVEWDALFISDYFLENWLYEPLFLQRISCHQITGESLPLNMIDKLKNAKTHLSGYNLCKELYLSQFDLELYSSKEFWNNIMNRLWKKYFVLPPNKKDSHICSFESIFSGNWAAAYYSHIWSKMIAADLYSAFQDISYENKESLKALGNRYRESFLVVGGTYSTRENFRKFSGRDPNPKALLKTLNLDIKSNMLETNTGISQKNKIMNNEI; encoded by the exons atgatgtttttaaaaaatataaaagtgacctcattttatagtaaaaaaattattttatctcagAACAGTCTCTTAAAAATTCCGAGACGTAATGGTTATTTGATTct tgtTCCAGAAATCGGAGAAGATTTACCAGGAAGATATCCTCTATTAAAGGAAGATAAAAGTCCggaatttacaaatattacaatagaAAAATGTATTGCTGTTATTGGAAGACAAGCATTAGAATTTGAAGAAACAATTAAAACcttagaaaaacaaatagaaa ATGTTAATGATATTTcttctgaaaatttatttaaaaatatattaaatcctcTAGAGGAAATATATACTTCTTTGAATATTACATGGGGCAtttcaaaaacattatatttaggAAATCAGAGTTTAATGCCtacacaatattatataaatattgatggaCGTGCTAGAAGAGCTTGtgcttctaaatatattagttCACCAATATATCAAGCatgtaaaaatgttttcaataacagttataacaaattaagtgatgaacaaaaaaaagttttaacaaaatatatattagaaggaaaattaaatggaTTAGAATTAtctgaaaagaagaaggaacaaTTTTCAGCATTAAGATTGTGGTtatgtgataaaattaaagaatattcacaaaaattaGAG actGCTATAAATCATCTTAGTTTTACTATAAGAGATCCTGCATTAATGAAAGATTTTCCTGAAGAGTTATTGAAATCTATTGCACCAGATTCTACACAATATCTTGTTGGGCCATGGATAATAACTTTAACTTCAGATATTGTAGAACCATTTAtag aaCATTGTCCTGATCGTGCTTTAAGATGTAAAGTGTGGGAaacaaatgttattaaagCATCTGTATTACATGATAAATCAGTACAAACAAGCACAACTTTGGAAGATATTAGACAGAAAAGAAATCAGGAGGCTAATATGCTAGGATACAAATCATTTGCTGATTTAAGCATGGAAACTAAAATGGCAGCTAGtgtgaaaaatgtttatcatGTATTGAATACTTTATTAGCTAcag CTCGTCCTGCTcaagaatatgaaattaaagaacTTCAAGCATTTGCAAGTAAAGAAGGTCTTGAAGGTACACTTCAACTTTGGGATATATCATATTGGGGTAGATTACAATTACGAACTGTATATGA atataaggaagaagatttaaataattattttcttctaccaAAAGTATTAAATGGTTTATTTGAactgattgaaattttatttgatgtaaaaattattgaaactaaaaaaacAGATCTTTGGCATAAAGATGTTCGATTTTTTGatgtttttgatataaaaaaatcaaccaCTGATCCATTAGGCAGTTTTTACTTAGATCCATACGCAAGaagagatgaaaaaattagagCATCACAGAATTCAGGATATACAGTctcaatacaaaataaaagtaaaatatgtaatataaaaccattaattgcattaatattcaattttcaaccaCCTGTCAATGAGAAACCTTCTTTGCTTTCATTCAAAGATCTCCAAACGCTATTTCGACAG tttggACATGCattgcattatttattaacaaaagtgGAATACACAGATATTGCTGGACTTTCATTCGTGGAATGGgatgcattatttatttctgattattttcttgaaaattg GTTATATGAACcattatttttgcaaagaatTTCATGTCATCAAATTACAGGAGAATCATTACCATTAAATATGATTGACAAgttgaaaaatgcaaaaacaCATTTATCAGGTTATAATTTAtgcaaagaattatatttatcacaatttgatttagaattatattctag caaagaattttggaataatataatgaatcgtttatggaaaaaatattttgtacttcCTCCTAATAAAAAGGACAGTCATATATGTTCTTTTGAATCTATATTTAGTGGAAATTGGGCAGCTGCTTATTACAg ccATATTTGGTCAAAAATGATTGCTGCTGATTTATATAGTGCTTTTCAAGATATCTCCTATGAGAACAAAGAATCATTAAAAGCACTCGGTAACAGATATCGTGAATCATTTTTAGTTGTAGGTGGCACTTATTCTACACgggaaaatttcagaaaattcagTGGAAGAGATCCTAATCCAAAAGCACTTTTAAAAACtcttaatttagatataaagaGTAATATGTTAGAAACTAATACCGGGatatcacaaaaaaataaaataatgaacaatgaaatataa
- the LOC107994775 gene encoding putative uncharacterized protein DDB_G0282133 yields MSSTMSGKLRGNNIKWGNSSEENNTYESKYKMRLRESLRNTQQPAVTESETLVEPRKRGRGPSKRPCLNRNALMARENRLRKKAYLEKIENKLSFYQQENKNLVNIIKKQGIDIKRLSGEVAYLKSVLNNNTSITTLLRTINDGLQKISTQKKNSLNSNHVSEYSSELNTQHKCTCYTNVKDNILNNQNTNIFITNVNNDSLTEHNTTEDSNSESYINSQKRFACKNSSIDKISSSFLDSDHTYIVSKNIEVDNKCNLQNKNVTDTITSTTNITSDDNYMDNTKDLDNLLPIGQTDLSSVDEKKDIDTIGIDFDQLSSFNMDIFEDLPKCDEMMNTVDNLNDASNLFTAEEISQTLDNTGICLHVNSDKVSLEFCSICHLNSKNSGSN; encoded by the coding sequence ATGTCTTCAACAATGTCAGGAAAGTTAcgaggaaataatattaagtggGGAAATTCatcagaagaaaataatacatatgaatcaaaatataaaatgaggtTGAGAGAATCATTAAGGAATACGCAACAACCAGCTGTAACTGAGAGTGAAACTCTTGTAGAACCACGAAAGCGAGGCCGTGGTCCTTCTAAAAGACCTTGCCTTAATAGAAATGCTTTAATGGCTCGAGAAAATCGACTTAGGAAAAAAGCATATTTAgagaagatagaaaataaactatCATTTTATCAGCAAGAGAACAAGaatttagtaaatattataaaaaaacaaggtATTGATATCAAACGATTAAGTGGTGAAGTTGCTTATTTAAAGAGtgtattaaacaataataccAGTATTACTACATTGCTAAGAACAATCAATGATGGCCTTCAAAAAATTAGTacacaaaaaaagaattcattgaATTCAAATCATGTTTCTGAATATTCAAGTGAATTAAATACGCAACATAAATGTACATGTTATACAAatgtaaaagataatatattaaataatcaaaataccaatatatttattacaaatgtcAATAATGATTCATTGACAGAACATAATACAACTGAAGATTCTAATAGtgaatcttatattaattctcaGAAGAGATTTGCTTGTAAAAATTCAagcattgataaaatttcttcatctttcttAGATTCAGATCATACTTATAttgtttccaaaaatattgaagttgACAATAAATGCAaccttcaaaataaaaatgtaacagACACAATAACATCAACTACTAATATAACATctgatgataattatatggataatacaaaagatttggataatttattaCCAATTGGTCAAACAGATTTGTCCAGTGtagatgaaaagaaagatattgaTACCATTGgtatcgattttgatcaattatcttcttttaatatGGATATATTTGAAGATCTTCCCAAATGTGATGAAATGATGAATACAGTAGACAATTTAAATGATGCATCTAATCTTTTCACTGCAGAAGAAATATCTCAAACTTTAGATAATACAGGAATCTGTCTTCATGTTAATTCAGACAAAGTATCTTTAGAATTTTGTTCCATTTGTCATTTAAATAGTAAGAATTCGGGATCAAATTGA
- the LOC107994767 gene encoding uncharacterized protein C19orf47 homolog — protein MASSLSAYWVKFFKGAGFPQDVATKHAVVFSNNRIKPDMLPDLDKPSLKEMGITLMGDMIAILRYAKKVVEETTCERFLVDTEDNVGTPKPIVKKVATKATSSTSKIITSKLKSDILTTKKIVKIPTSSVKKTVIPKKPISTSGEIITDLANQKKQTILKRKLKEDNEFDSNNEDEWQESSKKIKSLDNKDNKVGYTIILPKGSTSRSQQILKKSEQKRTVFDRLGDSSVTSTTNPTETLPTFNITGLGKDVFKRSVSVFNRLGDKDAKKDNTMIQTGILKNGTNNTGILKTRSPSSRTSILTTNKVVKKNMGTMRADQEANRKVMSNNVTQLVKTTKRISFNTSSRDNRIIKSNITSGKLASERLTSIPAKARLGVIKTNGAKQVTFDRITTVAHVKKPDVFSRLGI, from the exons ATGGCATCATCATTATcag caTATtgggtaaaattttttaaaggagCAGGATTTCCCCAAGATGTAGCTACAAAGCATGCAGTTGTGTTTTCCAATAATCGTATTAAACCAGACATGTTACCTGACTTAGACAAACCTAGTCTCAAAGAAATGGGAATTACTTTAATGGGAGATATGATTGCTATTTTGAGATATGCAAAAAAAGTGGTTGAAGAAACAACATGTGAAAGATTCTTAGTTGATACAGAGGATAATGTTGGAACACCCAAACCAATAGTTAAAAAAGTAGCCACTAAGGCAACTAGTTCtacttctaaaataattacttctaAACTTAAATCTGATATATTAACTACAAAGAAGATTGTTAAAATTCCAACCAGTTCAGTTAAAAAAACTGTTATTCCTAAAAAACCTATATCGACATCAGGTGAAATAATTACTGATTTAGCtaatcaaaagaaacaaactattcttaaaagaaaattgaaagaagataATGAATTTGATAGTAATAATGAAGATGAATGGCAAGaatcatctaaaaaaataaaatcacttgacaataaagataataaagttGGATATACTATAATACTTCCAAAAGGATCAACATCTAGAAGTCaacaaattcttaaaaaatctgAACAAAAACGAACTGTATTTGATAGGTTGGGTGATAGCTCTGTAACTAGTACAACAAATCCAACTGAAACATTAccaacatttaatattactgGATTAGGAAAAGATGTTTTTAAAAGATCTGTAAGTGTTTTTAATCGATTAGGAGATAAAGATGCGAAAAAAGACAATACCATGATTCAAAcaggtatattaaaaaatggaacaaataatacaggaatattaaaaactagaAGTCCTAGTTCAAGAACTTCAATTCTTACAACAAAtaaagttgtaaaaaaaaatatgggcACAATGCGAGCTGATCAAGAAGCAAATAGAAAAGTTATGTCTAATAATGTTACACAATTAGTAAAAACAactaaaagaatttcttttaatacatCTTCAAGAGAtaacagaataataaaatccaaTATTACATCTGGAAAATTAG CTTCAGAAAGATTAACTTCGATACCGGCAAAAGCACGTTTAGgagtaattaaaacaaacggTGCTAAACAAGTAACTTTCGATAGAATTACGACAGTGGCACATGTAAAAAAACCAGATGTATTTAGTCGCCTTGgaatttga